In the Brassica napus cultivar Da-Ae chromosome A7, Da-Ae, whole genome shotgun sequence genome, one interval contains:
- the LOC106353647 gene encoding protein QUIRKY: protein MNTTPFQSDPPPSRMQRKLVVEVVEARNLLPKDGQGSSSAYVVVDFDAQKKRTSTKFRDLNPIWNEMLDFAVNDPQNMDYDELDIEVYNDKRFGNGGGRKNHFLGRVKIYGSQFSRRGDEGLVYFPLEKKSVFSWIRGEIGLKIYYYDEAADENIDSHQQQQPPQPQPQEADEQYIPPPPQQMQNLPPEKPSFDSAQSHSYQEPQQPPVVIVEESPPQEVMQGPNDNHPPRPPSPPHEVHRYPPEVRKMQVGRPPGGDRVRVAAAKRPNGDFSPRVINSKIGGASETPMEKKTTHNPYNLVEPMQYLFVRIVKARGLPPNESAYVKVRTSNHFVRSKPAVNRPGEPTDSPEWNQVFALGHNRTDSAASGATLEISAWDASSESFLGGVCFDLSEVPVRDPPDSPLAPQWYRLEGSAADQNSGRVSGDIQLSVWIGTQVDEAFPEAWSSDAPHVAHTRSKVYQSPKLWYLRVTVLEAQDLHIAPNLPPLTAPEVRVKAQLGFQSARTRRGSMNNHSGSFHWHEDMIFVAGEPLEDCLMLMVEDRTSKEPMVLGHAMIPVSSIEQRIDERFVPSKWHALEGDGGGGGGGGGGGPYCGRISLRLCLEGGYHVLEEAAHVCSDFRPTAKQLWKPPIGVLELGILGARGLLPMKAKNGGKGSTDAYCVAKYGKKWVRTRTITDSFDPRWHEQYTWQVYDPCTVLTVGVFDNWRMFSDVSDDRPDTRIGKIRIRVSTLESNKVYTNSYPLLVLLPSGLKKMGEIEVAVRFACPSLLPDVCAAYGQPLLPRMHYIRPLGVAQQDALRGAATKMVAAWLARAEPPLGPEVVRYMLDADSHSWSMRKSKANWYRIVGVLAWAVGLAKWLDNIRRWRNPVTTVLVHILYLVLVWYPDLVVPTAFLYVVMIGVWYYRFRPKIPAGMDIRLSQAETVDPDELDEEFDTIPSSRRPEVIRARYDRLRILAVRVQTILGDFAAQGERIQALVSWRDPRATKLFITICLVITIVLYVVPAKMVAVALGFYYLRHPMFRDTMPTASLSFFRRLPSLSDRLI from the coding sequence ATGAACACGACGCCGTTTCAGTCAGATCCTCCCCCATCGAGGATGCAGCGCAAACTCGTCGTCGAAGTAGTCGAAGCCCGCAACCTCCTCCCGAAAGACGGCCAAGGAAGCTCAAGCGCCTACGTCGTCGTCGATTTCGACGCCCAGAAGAAACGAACCTCCACCAAGTTCCGCGACCTGAACCCTATCTGGAACGAGATGCTCGATTTCGCCGTCAACGACCCTCAGAACATGGACTACGACGAGCTCGACATCGAGGTCTACAACGACAAACGCTTCGGCAACGGCGGCGGCCGGAAAAACCATTTCCTCGGCAGGGTCAAGATCTACGGAAGCCAGTTCTCTAGACGCGGCGACGAAGGCCTCGTCTACTTCCCTTTGGAGAAGAAGAGCGTCTTCAGCTGGATTCGCGGCGAGATTGGCCTCAAGATTTATTACTACGACGAAGCCGCCGACGAAAACATCGACAgccaccaacaacaacaaccgccgcaaccgcaaccgcaagaAGCTGATGAACAGTATATTCCTCCTCCGCCGCAGCAGATGCAGAATCTACCTCCGGAGAAACCGTCTTTCGACTCGGCTCAGAGTCATAGCTATCAAGAGCCTCAGCAACCGCCGGTGGTTATCGTCGAGGAATCTCCGCCGCAGGAGGTAATGCAAGGTCCTAACGATAACCATCCTCCGCGTCCGCCGTCTCCGCCTCACGAGGTGCACCGTTATCCGCCGGAGGTGAGGAAGATGCAGGTGGGGAGACCTCCCGGCGGAGACAGAGTCAGAGTCGCCGCCGCGAAGCGACCTAACGGAGATTTCTCGCCTAGGGTAATCAACAGCAAGATCGGAGGAGCCTCGGAGACTCCGATGGAGAAGAAGACTACTCATAACCCTTACAACCTCGTTGAGCCAATGCAGTATCTCTTCGTCAGGATCGTGAAGGCGCGTGGACTCCCGCCGAACGAGAGCGCGTACGTTAAAGTACGTACGTCTAACCATTTCGTCAGGTCTAAACCGGCTGTTAACCGGCCTGGCGAACCGACGGATTCACCCGAGTGGAATCAGGTTTTCGCGCTGGGACATAACCGAACGGACTCAGCCGCGTCCGGCGCGACTCTTGAAATCTCCGCGTGGGACGCTTCCTCGGAGAGTTTCCTCGGCGGCGTGTGTTTCGATCTCTCCGAGGTTCCGGTTCGCGACCCGCCGGATAGTCCGCTTGCTCCTCAGTGGTACCGCCTCGAAGGCTCCGCGGCCGATCAAAACTCCGGGAGAGTCTCCGGCGATATTCAGCTCTCTGTATGGATCGGCACTCAGGTAGACGAGGCTTTCCCGGAGGCGTGGAGCTCCGACGCTCCACACGTGGCGCACACTCGTTCCAAGGTGTACCAGTCGCCGAAGCTTTGGTACTTGAGAGTGACGGTTCTCGAGGCGCAGGATCTCCACATTGCTCCGAATCTTCCGCCGTTGACGGCGCCTGAGGTCCGTGTGAAAGCTCAGTTAGGGTTTCAGTCGGCGAGGACAAGACGTGGCTCGATGAATAATCACAGCGGCTCGTTTCATTGGCATGAAGATATGATCTTTGTCGCTGGAGAGCCGTTAGAAGACTGCTTGATGCTGATGGTTGAAGATAGGACGAGTAAAGAGCCAATGGTTCTAGGGCACGCGATGATCCCAGTGAGCTCCATTGAGCAGAGAATCGATGAGCGTTTCGTGCCGTCTAAATGGCATGCTTTGGAAGGAgacggtggaggaggaggaggtggtggtggtggaggaccTTACTGTGGAAGGATAAGCTTAAGACTGTGTCTTGAAGGTGGGTATCACGTGCTTGAAGAGGCGGCGCACGTGTGTAGTGACTTCCGTCCCACGGCTAAGCAGCTATGGAAACCACCGATCGGAGTACTTGAGCTGGGGATACTCGGAGCTCGTGGGTTGTTACCGATGAAGGCGAAAAACGGAGGGAAAGGCTCAACTGATGCTTACTGTGTAGCTAAGTACGGCAAGAAATGGGTTCGGACAAGAACCATTACTGACAGTTTCGACCCGAGATGGCACGAGCAGTACACGTGGCAGGTTTACGATCCTTGCACTGTCTTAACCGTTGGTGTGTTCGACAACTGGAGGATGTTCTCGGATGTTTCAGATGATAGACCTGATACTCGGATAGGGAAGATACGGATACGAGTCTCGACGTTAGAGAGCAACAAAGTGTACACCAACTCGTATCCTCTACTGGTTCTGTTACCTAGCGGTCTGAAGAAGATGGGTGAAATCGAAGTGGCGGTCCGGTTTGCTTGCCCGTCGCTGCTACCTGATGTTTGCGCGGCGTACGGACAACCACTTCTACCTCGGATGCACTATATAAGACCTCTAGGAGTAGCGCAACAGGATGCATTGAGAGGAGCGGCTACCAAAATGGTTGCAGCGTGGCTGGCTAGAGCAGAACCACCGTTGGGACCAGAGGTGGTTCGATACATGTTGGATGCAGATTCACATTCGTGGAGCATGCGGAAGAGCAAAGCGAATTGGTACAGGATCGTTGGGGTTTTAGCTTGGGCGGTGGGTTTAGCTAAGTGGTTAGATAATATCCGACGATGGAGGAATCCAGTGACGACGGTGCTAGTCCACATTCTTTATCTGGTTCTTGTGTGGTACCCTGATTTAGTCGTCCCGACAGCGTTCTTGTATGTAGTGATGATCGGAGTTTGGTACTACCGGTTCAGACCCAAGATACCAGCTGGTATGGATATCCGGTTATCACAAGCCGAAACTGTGGATCCTGATGAGCTAGACGAAGAGTTCGACACCATACCAAGCTCAAGGCGACCGGAAGTGATCAGAGCTAGGTATGATCGGTTAAGGATATTAGCGGTGAGGGTTCAGACTATTCTAGGGGATTTTGCAGCGCAAGGGGAACGGATTCAAGCGTTGGTTAGCTGGAGAGATCCGAGAGCAACTAAGTTGTTCATAACAATATGTTTGGTGATCACAATAGTTCTGTATGTGGTTCCGGCGAAAATGGTGGCGGTGGCTCTTGGGTTTTACTATCTTAGGCACCCGATGTTTAGGGACACAATGCCTACGGCGAGTCTCAGTTTTTTCCGGCGGTTGCCAAGCTTGTCTGATCGGCTCATCTAA
- the LOC106353649 gene encoding protein NUCLEAR FUSION DEFECTIVE 4, which produces MEILRSKWVAMAASIWIQCASGGSYTFGIYSAVLKSTQSYDQSTLDTVSVFKDIGANAGVFSGLLYTYVTSNRRRGRGGDSGGPWVVLAIGAIQCFAGYFLMWASVTGIIRKPPVALMCLFMFIAAQSQTFFNTANVVSAVENFADYGGTAVGIMKGFLGLSGAILIQLYETLCGGDPASFILLLAVTPTVLSLLAMPLVRIYETSTADDKKHLNGLSAVSLIIAAYLMVVIIVKNTFGLSSVANVVTLVCLILLLALPLLIATRARRDRMEKTALPDKSPLIISPKAVTSVNQSSEGDRQVEAGLSENLNLLQAMKSLSFWLLFLAMICGMGSGLSTINNIRQIGESLRYSSVEINSLVSLWSIWNFLGRFGAGYASDAMLHKKGWPRPWLMAATLGTMTIGHLIIASGFQGNLYVGSVIVGVCYGSQWSLMPTITSELFGVRHMGTIFNTISIASPIGSYIFSVRLIGYIYDKTASGEGNKCFGSHCFRLSFVIMASVAFFGFLVAIVLFFRTKTLYRQILVKRLHRR; this is translated from the exons ATGGAGATCCTGAGGTCAAAATGGGTAGCCATGGCGGCTAGCATCTGGATACAGTGCGCAAGCGGCGGTTCCTACACATTCGGAATCTACTCCGCCGTTCTAAAATCGACCCAATCCTACGATCAATCCACCCTCGACACCGTCTCCGTCTTCAAAGACATCGGCGCTAACGCCGGAGTTTTCTCCGGCCTTCTGTACACATACGTCACCTCCAATCGCCGCCGCGGACGCGGAGGAGACAGCGGAGGTCCTTGGGTGGTGCTTGCTATCGGAGCGATTCAGTGCTTCGCCGGTTACTTTCTCATGTGGGCTTCCGTCACCGGAATCATCAGGAAGCCCCCTGTGGCTCTCATGTGCCTCTTTATGTTCATAGCGGCGCAGTCGCAGACGTTTTTTAATACGGCTAATGTTGTGAGTGCTGTGGAGAATTTCGCTGACTATGGTGGTACTGCCGTTGGCATCATGAAG GGTTTTCTCGGTCTAAGCGGAGCGATATTGATTCAACTGTACGAGACTCTGTGCGGTGGAGATCCGGCGAGCTTCATTCTTTTGCTGGCTGTAACACCAACAGTTCTCTCCCTCTTGGCCATGCCTTTAGTCAGGATCTATGAGACCAGCACAGCTGATGATAAAAAGCATTTAAATGGTCTTTCAGCTGTATCTCTTATCATTGCTGCTTATCTGATGGTCGTTATCATTGTTAAGAACACCTTTGGTTTGTCGTCAGTGGCTAATGTTGTCACACTTGTATGTCTCATCCTTCTCCTTGCCTTGCCTCTACTCATTGCGACAAGAGCACGTCGTGACCGCATGGAGAAAACAGCGTTGCCTGATAAATCCCCTCTCATAATCAGTCCAAAAGCAGTAACTTCCGTTAACCAAAGCTCTGAAGGAGACAGACAAGTAGAAGCTGGTCTGAGCGAGAACCTGAATCTTCTGCAAGCTATGAAAAGCCTAAGCTTCTGGTTGTTGTTTCTCGCCATGATCTGTGGAATGGGGTCTGGACTTTCGACAATAAACAACATCCGACAAATAGGTGAGTCTCTTCGGTACTCATCCGTTGAGATAAACTCACTGGTCTCCTTGTGGAGTATATGGAACTTTCTTGGTAGATTTGGAGCCGGTTACGCCTCAGATGCAATGCTTCATAAGAAAGGATGGCCTCGTCCATGGCTAATGGCTGCAACTCTTGGAACCATGACCATAGGCCATCTAATCATAGCCTCTGGTTTTCAAGGAAACCTTTACGTCGGTTCTGTTATAGTTGGCGTTTGTTATGGTTCACAGTGGTCGCTGATGCCTACAATCACCTCTGAACTGTTCGGAGTTCGCCACATGGGAACCATCTTCAACACCATATCCATAGCCAGTCCCATCGGTTCGTATATCTTCTCTGTAAGATTGATCGGTTATATCTACGACAAGACTGCTTCTGGGGAAGGGAATAAATGCTTTGGCTCTCACTGCTTCAGGCTGTCCTTTGTTATAATGGCGTCTGTTGCGTTCTTTGGGTTTCTTGTTGCTATAGTATTGTTCTTTCGAACAAAGACGCTCTATCGACAGATCCTTGTGAAGAGGCTGCACCGTCGATAG
- the LOC106353648 gene encoding pentatricopeptide repeat-containing protein At1g74750, with amino-acid sequence MIRAKQISNLSSTARSFFLGGTRSGAADGNSCTSADDESSVLRRQQARNEAVLTGKRASTLAAGLAGNVLPVEAKAEHFHRPSLLPQHVSSPVLPVKPDSVNHASVVVEEDAVAPIGIGTVNFLSDIANYKIPLTDGAEAVGLSKSCIVDSSRPITHVKPSNVKVIRREDLSKVYPKEAERSGLRQPSSDVAGKPFEPQDLQTTTNVSGKRKSMPQRTNVDSGGCDFNAHSSDDRIMKFPAEGFSKPSREMMRVTTPRQQQHCNSGYVVENVSNILRRFKWGPAAEEALHNVGLRVDAYQANQVLKQMDNYTNALGFFYWLKRQPGFKHDGHTYTTMVGNLGRAKQFGEINKLLHEMVRDGCQPNTVTYNRLIHSYGRANYLREAMNVFNQMQEAGCEPDRVTYCTLIDIHAKAGFLDIAMDMYQRMQAAGLSPDTFTYSVIINCLGKAGHLPAAHRLFCEMVGQGCTPNLVTFNIMIALHAKARNYQSALKLYRDMKGAGFQPDKVTYSIVMEVLGHCGYLEEAEAVFTEMQRKNWVPDEPVYGLLVDLWGKAGNVDKAWQWYQAMLHAGLRPNVPTCNSLLSTFLRVHRLSEAYNLLQSMLALGLQSSLQTYTLLLSCCTDARSKFDLGFCGQLMAVSGHPAHMFLLKMPPAGTDGQNVREHVSNFLDYMHSEDRESKRGLMDAVVDFLHKSGLKEEAGSVWEVAAFKNVYPDALREKSCSYWLINLHVMSEGTAVTALSRTLAWFRKQMLVSGECPSRIDIVTGWGRRSRVTGTSMVRQAVEELLNMFNFPFFTENGNSGCFVGCGEPLKKWLLESSYVERMHLL; translated from the coding sequence ATGATTCGTGCAAAGCAGATTAGTAATCTTTCCAGTACAGCGAGATCCTTTTTCCTTGGTGGAACAAGATCTGGTGCAGCTGATGGGAACTCTTGTACATCCGCCGACGATGAAAGCTCCGTCTTGAGACGCCAGCAAGCCAGAAATGAAGCTGTACTGACTGGGAAAAGAGCTTCCACTTTAGCAGCTGGACTAGCTGGAAATGTATTACCAGTAGAGGCAAAGGCTGAACATTTCCACCGACCATCTCTTCTTCCCCAGCATGTTTCCTCTCCTGTTTTGCCTGTGAAACCAGATTCTGTAAATCATGCTTCCGTTGTCGTTGAAGAAGACGCGGTGGCACCTATTGGTATTGGAACTGTGAACTTCCTGTCGGATATAGCAAACTATAAGATCCCTCTAACCGATGGAGCTGAAGCCGTTGGTTTGTCTAAAAGCTGTATTGTTGACTCTTCTCGGCCTATTACACATGTGAAGCCTTCAAATGTGAAAGTCATCAGAAGAGAGGATCTCTCTAAAGTCTACCCTAAGGAAGCTGAAAGATCTGGCTTAAGGCAACCTTCAAGTGATGTTGCAGGGAAGCCTTTTGAACCTCAGGATTTACAGACAACAACTAACGTCTCTGGAAAGAGGAAAAGCATGCCGCAAAGAACCAACGTTGATTCTGGTGGTTGTGACTTTAACGCGCATTCTTCTGATGACAGGATCATGAAATTTCCAGCTGAAGGTTTCAGTAAACCCTCTAGGGAAATGATGAGAGTGACAACACCTAGGCAGCAGCAGCATTGCAACTCTGGATACGTTGTAGAGAATGTTTCTAACATATTGCGGAGATTCAAATGGGGACCTGCTGCTGAAGAAGCCCTTCACAACGTCGGCTTGAGAGTGGATGCATACCAAGCAAACCAAGTTCTCAAGCAGATGGATAATTATACTAATGCGCTTGGTTTCTTCTATTGGCTCAAAAGACAACCTGGGTTTAAGCATGATGGCCATACTTACACCACTATGGTAGGCAACCTTGGTCGTGCAAAGCAATTCGGTGAGATAAACAAGCTTCTACATGAGATGGTTAGAGATGGATGTCAGCCAAATACCGTTACATATAACCGTCTTATCCACAGCTACGGCCGTGCAAATTACCTCAGAGAAGCTATGAATGTTTTCAACCAAATGCAAGAGGCGGGATGTGAGCCTGACCGTGTAACTTACTGTACTCTCATAGACATCCATGCTAAAGCTGGGTTTCTTGACATTGCCATGGACATGTATCAGAGAATGCAAGCGGCGGGGCTCTCTCCTGATACTTTCACTTACAGTGTGATAATAAACTGTCTTGGGAAGGCTGGACATTTACCTGCTGCCCATAGGCTCTTCTGTGAGATGGTTGGTCAAGGATGTACTCCTAACTTGGTCACATTCAACATCATGATAGCTTTGCACGCCAAGGCGAGGAACTACCAGAGTGCCCTGAAGCTCTACCGAGACATGAAAGGTGCCGGGTTTCAGCCTGATAAAGTGACTTACAGTATAGTCATGGAGGTGCTTGGGCACTGTGGATATCTAGAGGAAGCGGAGGCTGTATTCACCGAGATGCAGCGTAAGAACTGGGTTCCTGATGAGCCAGTTTACGGACTTTTGGTGGACTTGTGGGGAAAAGCTGGCAATGTGGACAAGGCTTGGCAGTGGTATCAAGCAATGCTTCACGCTGGTCTGAGACCTAATGTTCCTACATGCAATTCGCTTCTCAGTACTTTCCTTAGAGTTCACAGGCTgtctgaagcctataatttatTGCAGAGCATGCTTGCGCTTGGTCTGCAGTCTTCTTTGCAGACATACACGTTGCTCTTGAGCTGTTGCACAGATGCTCGTTCAAAGTTTGACTTGGGATTCTGTGGTCAGCTAATGGCAGTCTCAGGTCATCCGGCACACATGTTTCTCCTCAAGATGCCACCTGCAGGTACCGATGGCCAAAACGTGCGTGAACATGTCAGCAACTTCCTTGATTACATGCACAGCGAGGACAGGGAGAGTAAGCGGGGGCTAATGGATGCAGTTGTGGATTTTCTCCACAAGTCAGGTCTAAAAGAAGAGGCAGGCTCGGTGTGGGAAGTGGCTGCGTTCAAGAATGTGTATCCAGACGCGTTGAGGGAGAAAAGCTGCAGCTATTGGCTTATAAATCTCCATGTAATGTCGGAAGGAACCGCAGTGACCGCACTATCTAGGACACTTGCGTGGTTCCGTAAGCAGATGTTGGTTTCAGGAGAATGTCCTTCAAGGATTGATATAGTAACTGgttggggaagaagaagcaggGTCACAGGGACTTCAATGGTGAGACAAGCGGTTgaggaacttctcaacatgTTTAACTTCCCGTTTTTCACTGAGAATGGGAACTCAGGGTGTTTTGTTGGGTGCGGAGAGCCTCTCAAGAAATGGTTGCTTGAATCATCATATGTTGAGAGGATGCATTTGCTCTAG
- the LOC106353650 gene encoding hydroxyproline O-galactosyltransferase GALT5, giving the protein MKKPKSSKTEKIDKLDLFSSLWKQRPFRVIIAIGLLYLLMVTVEIPLVFKSWSSTSNSASIDSLSRPEKLETEQQEPQFKTIPNPPSSKPDSKPTLNRTVREHHRGLLSSLRFDSETFDPSSKDGSVELHKSAKEAWQLGRKLWKELESGRLEKAVEKPEKNKSDTCPHSVSLTGSEFMNRENQLMELPCGLTLGSHVTLVGRPRKGYPKEGDGSKLVSQFVIELQGLKTVDGEDPPRILHFNPRLKGDWSKKPVIEQNTCYRMQWGSSQRCEGWRSRDEEETVDSHVKCEKWIRDDDNYSEGSRARWWLNRLIGRRKRVKVEWPFPFVEEKLFVLTLSAGLEGYHINVDGQHVTSFPYRTGFTLEDATGLTVNGDIDVHSVVVASLPTSHPSFAPQRHLELSKRWQAPLVPDGPVELFIGILSAGNHFGERMAVRKSWMQHVLITSSKVVARFFVALHGRKEVNVELKKEAEYFGDIVLVPYMDSYDLVVLKTVAICEHGALAYSAKYIMKCDDDTFVKLGAVINEVKKVPEGRSLYIGNMNYYHKPLRGGKWAVTYEEWPEEDYPPYANGPGYVLSSDIARFIVEEFERHRLRLFKMEDVSVGMWVEHFKNTSNPVDYRHSLRFCQFGCVENYYTAHYQSPRQMICLWDKLLRQNKPECCNMR; this is encoded by the exons ATGAAGAAACCCAAATCatcaaaaaccgaaaaaatcgaCAAACTCGATCTCTTCTCGTCACTATGGAAGCAGAGACCTTTCCGCGTAATCATAGCAATAGGCCTTCTCTACCTCCTAATGGTCACCGTCGAGATACCTCTCGTCTTCAAATCATGGTCCTCCACCAGCAACTCCGCCTCCATCGATTCTCTCTCACGGCCCGAGAAGCTCGAAACAGAGCAACAAGAGCCCCAATTTAAGACAATCCCTAACCCACCGTCGTCTAAACCGGATTCTAAACCGACCCTGAACCGGACGGTACGCGAGCATCACCGAGGTCTTCTCTCAAGCCTGAGATTCGATTCGGAGACGTTCGACCCGAGTAGCAAAGACGGGTCGGTGGAGCTTCACAAGTCGGCTAAGGAGGCGTGGCAGCTAGGAAGGAAGCTGTGGAAGGAGCTCGAGTCTGGGAGGCTTGAGAAAGCAGTTGAGAAGCCTGAGAAGAACAAATCCGACACGTGTCCTCACTCTGTTTCGTTAACCGGGTCGGAGTTTATGAACCGGGAGAATCAGCTTATGGAGCTGCCGTGTGGTTTGACGTTGGGGTCGCATGTGACTTTGGTCGGGAGGCCGAGGAAAGGTTATCCCAAGGAAGGAGATGGGTCTAAGTTGGTTTCTCAGTTTGTGATTGAGCTTCAAGGTTTGAAGACTGTTGATGGAGAGGATCCTCCTCGGATCTTGCATTTTAATCCGAGGCTGAAAGGAGATTGGAGCAAAAAGCCTGTGATTGAGCAGAACACTTGTTATAGAATGCAGTGGGGATCTTCGCAACGGTGTGAAGGGTGGAGGTCAAGAGATGAAGAGGAGACTG TTGATAGTCATGTGAAGTGTGAGAAGTGGATCCGTGATGATGACAACTACTCAGAAGGGTCGAGAGCGAGATGGTGGTTGAATAGACTTATAGGAAGGAGGAAGAGGGTTAAAGTAGAATGGCCGTTTCCTTTTGTGGAAGAGAAGCTCTTTGTTCTCACTCTTAGCGCTGGTTTAGAAGGTTACCATATTAACGTTGATGGACAGCATGTTACATCCTTTCCTTATCGCAct GGTTTCACACTAGAGGATGCAACGGGGCTTACCGTAAACGGAGACATTGATGTCCACTCTGTTGTTGTTGCCTCTCTGCCAACATCACATCCCAGCTTTGCTCCCCAAAGGCATCTCGAGTTGTCAAAGAGATGGCAGGCGCCTTTGGTTCCCGATGGGCCTGTGGAGCTTTTTATAGGTATTCTTTCCGCAGGCAATCATTTCGGAGAAAGGATGGCTGTGAGGAAGTCGTGGATGCAGCATGTTCTTATTACATCTTCAAAAGTTGTTGCTCGTTTCTTTGTGGCACTC CATGGGAGGAAGGAGGTAAATGTGGAACTGAAGAAAGAAGCAGAATATTTTGGGGACATTGTACTTGTTCCTTACATGGATAGCTATGATCTTGTCGTGCTGAAAACTGTTGCCATATGTGAACACGGA GCTCTTGCATACTCGGCAAAGTACATAATGAAGTGTGACGATGATACATTTGTAAAACTTGGCGCAGTGATCAATGAAGTGAAGAAAGTACCCGAAGGTAGAAGCTTGTACATTGGTAACATGAACTATTATCACAAACCTCTCCGTGGGGGTAAATGGGCAGTCACTTACGAG GAATGGCCTGAGGAGGACTATCCGCCCTATGCAAATGGACCTGGATATGTTCTGTCTTCTGACATTGCACGCTTCATCGTGGAAGAGTTTGAGAGACACAGATTACGG ctgttcaagatggaggaTGTGAGTGTGGGAATGTGGGTGGAGCATTTCAAAAACACATCAAACCCAGTGGACTACAGACACAGTCTGAGATTTTGCCAGTTTGGTTGTGTTGAGAATTACTACACAGCTCATTACCAGTCGCCAAGACAGATGATATGCTTATGGGACAAGCTCTTAAGACAGAACAAGCCGGAGTGTTGTAACATGAGATGA